In Mercurialis annua linkage group LG5, ddMerAnnu1.2, whole genome shotgun sequence, a single genomic region encodes these proteins:
- the LOC126682821 gene encoding caffeoyl-CoA O-methyltransferase-like, translating into MNLLPSKGILQTDDLKEYIYKTSVYPREHEQLKNLREATVNKFGYRSVQAVPVDEGQFLTMLMKIMNPKKTLEIGVFTGYSLLATALGLADDAQVTAIDINQDAYEVGLQFIRKAGVEHKINFINSNAESVLTKMLDNNSGAENIDFAFVDAEKHKYKEYHEQLLKLVKVGGIIAYDNTLWFGFVAQQENDVPEPVRIARKAIIELNEFLANDSRIEISQISIGDGLTLCRRL; encoded by the exons ATGAATCTACTTCCTTCTAAAGGCATCCTCCAGACAGATGATCTTAAAGAG TACATATATAAAACTAGCGTATATCCTAGAGAGCATGAGCAACTCAAGAATTTACGAGAAGCTACTGTCAACAAATTTGGATACAG GAGTGTACAAGCTGTGCCAGTTGATGAGGGGCAATTTTTGACAATGCTAATGAAAATAATGAATCCGAAGAAAACATTGGAGATCGGAGTTTTTACCGGATACTCTCTCTTAGCAACCGCACTTGGGTTGGCTGATGATGCTCAG GTAACAGCAATAGATATAAATCAAGATGCTTATGAAGTCGGATTACAATTCATTCGAAAGGCAGGCGTAGAGCACAAAATCAATTTCATCAACTCAAATGCCGAATCTGTTCTAACCAAAATGTTGGACAAC AATTCGGGTGCGGAAAATATTGATTTTGCATTCGTAGATGCTGAGAAACACAAATATAAGGAGTATCATGAACAATTGCTGAAACTGGTCAAGGTTGGAGGAATCATTGCTTATGATAATACCTTATGGTTTGGGTTTGTTGCTCAACAAGAAAATGATGTTCCAGAGCCTGTCAGGATTGCAAGAAAGGCCATAATAGAACTTAATGAATTTCTAGCTAACGATTCTCGCATTGAGATTTCTCAAATTTCTATCGGAGATGGTCTCACCTTATGCCGTCGTCTTTGA